Proteins from a genomic interval of Sphingobacterium sp. SYP-B4668:
- the rfbA gene encoding glucose-1-phosphate thymidylyltransferase RfbA gives MKGIILAGGSGTRLHPLTLAVSKQLMPVYDKPMIYYPLSTLMLAGINEILIISTPQDLPNFEKLLGDGSHLGCKFSYKEQPSPDGLAQAFILGEEFIGDDKVALILGDNIFYGSGMSKLLQSSANPEGGMVFAYPVNDPERYGVVEFDMVNNVVSIEEKPAQPKSNYAVPGLYFYDNDVVKIAKSIKPSRRGELEITDINKEYLKRGKLKVGVFDRGTAWLDTGTIQSLMQAGHFVQVIEERQGMKIGAIEEVAFRMGYIDKQQLNLVAQPLIKSGYGEYLIKVCEL, from the coding sequence ATGAAAGGAATAATATTAGCTGGAGGATCGGGTACACGACTACACCCTCTAACATTGGCCGTGTCCAAGCAGTTGATGCCAGTATACGATAAGCCTATGATATATTACCCCCTGTCTACTTTAATGTTGGCAGGGATTAATGAGATATTGATTATTTCTACACCACAGGACTTGCCCAATTTTGAAAAGTTGTTGGGAGATGGCTCGCATTTAGGTTGCAAGTTTTCTTACAAAGAGCAACCGAGCCCGGATGGATTAGCACAGGCCTTTATCTTGGGTGAGGAGTTTATCGGTGATGATAAGGTAGCTCTAATCTTGGGTGATAATATATTCTACGGATCAGGTATGTCCAAGCTATTGCAGTCATCGGCAAACCCCGAGGGAGGAATGGTATTCGCTTACCCAGTAAACGATCCGGAACGCTATGGTGTGGTAGAATTTGATATGGTTAATAACGTAGTTTCCATAGAAGAGAAACCCGCTCAACCAAAGTCAAATTATGCTGTACCGGGTTTGTATTTCTACGATAATGATGTTGTGAAAATAGCGAAAAGCATCAAGCCTTCACGTAGGGGTGAGTTGGAGATTACCGACATCAATAAGGAATACCTTAAAAGAGGCAAACTTAAAGTGGGTGTATTCGATCGGGGAACCGCTTGGTTGGATACCGGGACTATTCAGTCACTGATGCAGGCTGGCCATTTCGTACAGGTCATCGAAGAGCGACAAGGGATGAAAATCGGTGCAATAGAGGAAGTTGCCTTTCGAATGGGGTATATAGATAAGCAACAGTTGAATCTTGTAGCACAGCCCCTTATAAAATCAGGTTATGGTGAGTATTTGATAAAAGTTTGTGAATTGTAG
- the wecB gene encoding non-hydrolyzing UDP-N-acetylglucosamine 2-epimerase → MIFGTRPEAIKMAPLIKEFIKKTEEFDTKVCVTAQHRQMLDQVLDFFEITPDYDLDLMKPDQDLYSLTADIITKLKPVLNEFRPDYVYVHGDTTTSMAASIAAFYSGAKICHIEAGLRTNNKRSPFPEEINRQITGRIADFHFAPTDASRNNLLRENVNVNDILVTGNTVIDALVESVTKVNTLQNDEINQLKNTIDRSRKIILVTGHRRENHGKGFVNICVALKEIAHEHTDVQIIYPVHLNPNVKGPVYEILSGIQNINLIEPLSYPAFVWLMDQAYLIITDSGGVQEEAPSLGKPVLVMRDSTERPEAVAAGTVILVGTDKERIVDETRLLLVDTTRYEKMSGLHNPYGDGKASYRIVEFMARQN, encoded by the coding sequence ATGATATTTGGAACAAGGCCAGAGGCAATAAAGATGGCACCATTGATAAAGGAGTTTATAAAGAAAACGGAGGAGTTTGATACTAAAGTTTGTGTTACAGCCCAACATCGCCAAATGTTGGACCAGGTTTTGGATTTTTTTGAGATAACGCCTGACTATGATTTGGATCTTATGAAACCCGATCAGGATTTATATTCTTTGACGGCGGATATTATCACAAAATTGAAACCAGTTTTAAACGAATTTAGACCTGATTATGTCTATGTGCATGGAGATACCACTACTTCTATGGCTGCCAGTATAGCAGCATTCTACTCGGGTGCAAAGATATGTCATATTGAAGCTGGACTAAGGACAAATAATAAAAGATCTCCTTTCCCTGAGGAGATTAATCGACAAATTACCGGTCGAATTGCGGATTTTCATTTTGCACCTACTGATGCTTCTCGAAATAATCTTCTGCGTGAGAATGTTAATGTCAATGATATTTTGGTAACTGGTAATACTGTAATCGATGCGCTAGTCGAAAGCGTAACTAAAGTTAATACCTTACAAAATGATGAGATTAATCAATTAAAAAATACTATCGATCGAAGTAGGAAAATTATACTAGTTACTGGACATAGACGTGAAAATCATGGAAAAGGTTTTGTTAACATTTGCGTCGCCCTTAAAGAAATTGCTCATGAGCATACAGATGTACAAATTATATATCCTGTACATCTAAATCCAAATGTTAAGGGGCCAGTTTATGAGATTTTATCTGGAATTCAGAATATTAATTTGATTGAACCTCTTTCTTATCCTGCGTTTGTATGGTTGATGGATCAGGCGTATTTGATTATCACCGATTCCGGTGGTGTTCAAGAAGAGGCTCCAAGTTTGGGCAAACCTGTGCTGGTAATGCGAGATTCAACGGAGCGACCTGAAGCGGTAGCCGCTGGTACTGTTATATTGGTCGGCACTGATAAAGAGAGAATAGTGGACGAAACACGATTACTGTTAGTTGATACAACGAGATATGAAAAAATGAGTGGATTGCATAACCCTTATGGAGACGGAAAGGCTAGTTATAGAATTGTTGAATTTATGGCCCGGCAAAATTAA